TCCTACGTAGAAAAACTGTTGGATAAGAAACTGAGAGAGACTGCAGCAGCAGTAAAACGTTCAACAGCGATTGTCAACATTGAGATTAATGAAGCAGGATGTCTTACGACTCTTGCCAATGGAGAGCGTATTCAGTCACGCTACGTCATCGGAGCCGATGGGGCTCGTTCCTTTGTTCGCAATCACTTTGCTATACCTTTTGAGATCATACGGCCACAAATTATATGGGCCGTAATCGATGGCATGATTGATACCGATTTTCCAAAAGTTCCTGAAATCATCGTATTTCAGGCACAAACCTCAGATGTGGCCTGGATTCCAAGGGAAGGGGAAATCGACAGGTTTTACGTAAGAATGGATACCAAAGATTTTACCTTGCAGGAAGCAATTAGCAAAATTAACCATGCCATGCGGCCTCATTCCTTAAATTTTAAGGACATTGTCTGGTTTTCACAATTTTCGGTCAAAGAATCTGTAGCAGAGCATTTTTTCATTCAGGATCGTATTTTTCTTGCCGGTGACGCATGTCATATTCATTCGGTAAACGGTGGACAGGGCCTCAACACCGGTCTTGCAGACGCTTTTAATCTCATGTGGAAGTTACACATGGTCATGCATTGCGGAGTCCCTAAAGAACTTTTGCAAAGTTATGAAGAAGAGCGCAAGCCAGTAGCTTGCGGTGTGATAGAGACTTCGGGTGAGCTTGTGCGTTCGACCAAGTATTCGCCTAATGGAACTCACGCCCAAGACTATGTAAAGATTGTACAAAGACGTGCGGGAAATATCACCGGGATGGGGATTCGTTATGGAGAATCAGGTTTTCGTGGCTCTCGGCTCTTTGATTTTGAAATTTGTAACGGCATTGTCAAAACACGACTTTATTCTCTTCTGGATTATATGAAATTCACCTTGCTTATCTTTGGTGATTGTGAAGTCGAGCTACAGCCTCCAGAGTTTATAAAAGTCATTCAAATATATCCAAACCAATACCAGGAAAATTTTTGGACAAATAACACAAAGTATAAAAATCAGGCCATTTTAGTAAGGCCTGATTCCTACATTCACTCTTGCGCACCACTAGATAAAATGGAGTCCTTATTTGAGATGGGATGGTTATGCTGAAAAATCTGATTTTCTTGGCAATAGGAATGTTTACAGTAGGCTGCAACACATTTCTGATTGCCGGTCTTCTTCCACAAATAGGCCAAACGATTGGACAACCTGTTGCAGTAGTCGGGCAAGGCGTGAGTCTATTCAGTTTGACTTATCTGCTTTCGGCACCATTTTTTTCTATCCTCTTTGCTAATAAGCCGGTAAAACGCATTATTCAGCTCGCACTGGCTCTGTTACTATTTGGCAATTTAATAACACTACTTTCTGAAAATATCGTACTGTTTTTAATTGGAAGGTCTCTTGCAGGAGCAGGCACTGGGATCTTTACTCCCTTATGTATCAGCATTGCAGTTTATTTTGTCAGCCCATCTGCCAAGGGGCGTGTTTTAAGTTTTGTCTGGAGTGCTAACAGTGCAGGTGTAGTATTTGGTGTCCCTGCTGGACTCTACCTGTCTTCAACGTTTAATTGGCAGCTATCGATTGCCAGTCTTATTATTTTAAGTTTGCTTGCATTGATTGGTTTTTCATTGCAAAACACTGATATAAGACTACCCAAGTCTCCGTCATTTGGACTCAGACTGCACCTTATACTCGATCGAAAAACGCTCTCGGTGATTGGAGTCACTTGTGTTACCGCTGTAGCCAGTTTGGGACTCTATTCGTATGTCACTTTGATTCAATCAGGATCCCCTAATTCACTCAGCATGACCTTATTGAGTTGGGGAGTGGGAGGATTCTTGGGAAGCTCACTGATTGGGGTTATTATCGATAGAACAGGTAAGCCACGGCTTATTATGGCCTTAATTTTAGCAGGTCTTATGCTCGCGCTAATTGCTATACCATTCACCAGGAGCTTGCCTTACCTGGGATTAATCCCTTTTTTTATGTGGGGTGCATTCGGGTGGGCTATAGCGACTCCTCAGCAGCACATTTTATATGAATTACATGAAAATCAGGGAACCATTCTGGCTGCTATCAATTCTTCAGCCTTAGGGTTGGGATCGGCTTTGGGAACGCTGCTTGGTGGCTTAATCATTTCTTACGGATTCAGGGAAATCTACCTTCCTCTTCCTGCCGCAACGTTACTACTCTTCGTATTGATAGGTCAGCTAATAATTAACAATTCAAATAAGGTAAATAATACATGAACAGACCCGTTGTCCTCGTCGACCCATTATCATCAGGAATAGAATTGGCTCCTGCCTTTAAGGCTCGGGGGATACCTGCTATTGCAATCACTCTTAAAAATCAGGATTGGATTGGGTTTGGAGCAAAAATGCAAATCTCCGACTTTGTCGAGATTATTCCAGACCAACCAAATCTTGTGGAGGTGCTTCGAAAATACGACCCTCTTGCTATTATTCCCGGCACCGAGGAGGGCGTTCCTCTCGCAGAAGTTTTAGCCATCGCTCTAACACCACAGTTTGTCAATGATCCTGAAAAATCACAGAATAGATTACACAAGGCTCTGATGCAAGAAGCTTTGCAGAAAGCAGGAGTTCCTGCCCTCAAGACGCTCAATACGGCATCCGAAAATGAAGCGGAAGCCTGGATTAGGACAAACGGATTAATTGATTCTCCACTTATAATTAAACCCCCGGTATCAGCCGGCAGTGATAAGGTCTTTCACATTCCAGCCAGAGGGGAGTGGAAAAAAGCGTTCAGCCAGGTTTTATCTGAGCCATCTAAAATTACCGGGAAAAATAATGAAACCGTTGTTGTGCAAGAGCAGGCAATAGGAACAGAATTTGCTGTAGGTACGGTGAGTGTCAATGGAAAACACTATTTAGCGCATTTAATCCAATACAATAAAACATCCTTTAATAATCGCAAAACGGTTTACGATTATGTCGAATTTGTACCTTATAGTGACGAAATGTATGGTGAATTATTTAAGTATACGCAAAAAGCATTAGATGCCTTGGGAAT
Above is a genomic segment from Legionella pneumophila subsp. pascullei containing:
- a CDS encoding FAD-binding protein translates to MSAQVADIVIAGAGPVGLMCAYLGQLCGIHTVIVDKSDGPLEVGRADALNARTLQLLELVDLFDELYPLGKTCNTSSVWADGQFISRQSSWWEELEGCLHKHFLMLGQSYVEKLLDKKLRETAAAVKRSTAIVNIEINEAGCLTTLANGERIQSRYVIGADGARSFVRNHFAIPFEIIRPQIIWAVIDGMIDTDFPKVPEIIVFQAQTSDVAWIPREGEIDRFYVRMDTKDFTLQEAISKINHAMRPHSLNFKDIVWFSQFSVKESVAEHFFIQDRIFLAGDACHIHSVNGGQGLNTGLADAFNLMWKLHMVMHCGVPKELLQSYEEERKPVACGVIETSGELVRSTKYSPNGTHAQDYVKIVQRRAGNITGMGIRYGESGFRGSRLFDFEICNGIVKTRLYSLLDYMKFTLLIFGDCEVELQPPEFIKVIQIYPNQYQENFWTNNTKYKNQAILVRPDSYIHSCAPLDKMESLFEMGWLC
- a CDS encoding ATP-grasp domain-containing protein; the protein is MNRPVVLVDPLSSGIELAPAFKARGIPAIAITLKNQDWIGFGAKMQISDFVEIIPDQPNLVEVLRKYDPLAIIPGTEEGVPLAEVLAIALTPQFVNDPEKSQNRLHKALMQEALQKAGVPALKTLNTASENEAEAWIRTNGLIDSPLIIKPPVSAGSDKVFHIPARGEWKKAFSQVLSEPSKITGKNNETVVVQEQAIGTEFAVGTVSVNGKHYLAHLIQYNKTSFNNRKTVYDYVEFVPYSDEMYGELFKYTQKALDALGIRWGAAHNEIMLTKDGPRLIETGARMCGGPVVGFAREATSSSQADKLVEIYVDGDVSTKEYVFKKTVVPVFLKSPAKGKISNAEAFADISKLPTFLNKHIWFKNGDLVPQTVDYLTSIGIIGLAGERESILLDYEKIRSMESKLVIQTF
- a CDS encoding MFS transporter; translated protein: MLKNLIFLAIGMFTVGCNTFLIAGLLPQIGQTIGQPVAVVGQGVSLFSLTYLLSAPFFSILFANKPVKRIIQLALALLLFGNLITLLSENIVLFLIGRSLAGAGTGIFTPLCISIAVYFVSPSAKGRVLSFVWSANSAGVVFGVPAGLYLSSTFNWQLSIASLIILSLLALIGFSLQNTDIRLPKSPSFGLRLHLILDRKTLSVIGVTCVTAVASLGLYSYVTLIQSGSPNSLSMTLLSWGVGGFLGSSLIGVIIDRTGKPRLIMALILAGLMLALIAIPFTRSLPYLGLIPFFMWGAFGWAIATPQQHILYELHENQGTILAAINSSALGLGSALGTLLGGLIISYGFREIYLPLPAATLLLFVLIGQLIINNSNKVNNT